Below is a genomic region from Trichoderma asperellum chromosome 2, complete sequence.
CGAGGCCAACCCGTACCCGAAGCCACAATTCGTCGGAGGTCTCCACTCTGGCTCCCAGAATGAACGAGGCAAGGTTGCAGGAGCTGTAGCTCCCTACATGCCCCTGACAAACTCTGAAAACGAAACGATTGCCgcctatatttattttgaTGGGAGGGGCAAAGAGGAGGTGGCCACCTTATTGCGTCCCGGCGAAGAGACCTGGGTCAACAGCCGCTGGGTCCAAGTCCCTGACGCCGAAGGTGGCGGCTTGGCTGAGCGTGAATTCCTCTTCCGCGAGGTTGGCCTCGAGCGCTGGCTTAACGGTTTAGATCTCAAGGGCCACGATGCTGCGGAAAAGCTCGAGAGGCGACGCCAGAAATTTGAAAGACGGAGGCGGCGACAGGCCGCGACTTTAGAAGGAAACTCCAGCATGGATTCAGATGCACGAAAGGGCACTTTGCGATATGGCGATGAAACTTCGCCAATCGAGCCCGTGTATGACGACTCTGATTCCTGGtctgacgacgatgatgaaccCCCGGAGGCAACAGGCCAGATCAAGGTGGCAATGTTCCGTGTTTTAGCCTCTGGCGAGATTAAAAAGGGAGAGTACTCTCCCCAATTTGATGCGCACGACGGAGATGATGAATATGAGAATGGCAATGGGATCGACGCAGACGTTGAGCACACTACGAGTTTTGCTAAACCCAAGACGCTCGATCCCAAGACCATCAGCACCCAAACGGTTACTGGAATCGACGGTCCAGACAAGCCTTATGCTACATTTACGTTTTTCTATCGTGGTGAAAGTGAGTTCAATCACCTGCTTGCTtgcgtttttctttttcccatttCTCTTATTAATGCCAAAATAGGACAACTGCAAAAGATTGGCGTTCTACAGTCGGCAAAGAACTCACAAACAACAGCTCTCGCGGCTAAACGACGCTCAGGTCAGATAGACTTTTCTAACCTAGGGCCTCTCAAGGCCGGTGGCACAGTCGGATTCTCTGCGTTCCGAGACCAAGAAGCCGAAGAGGCACGACGACGGAAGGccagaaagaagagcaacgGCAATGTTGCCGAtgacagcgatgatgatgacgacgaaaacGAACTCATTGGCAAGATGGAGGAAGTAGCCGATAAGGAAACCAGCTCCAAGCTAGCCCCAGAAGATGCCAAATTCCAAGGCGAATTAGCAGATGGCGTTAACCGTATACACGTATGATTAAGCTTGATCTCTTCAACTTTACATGGAGCTTGAACGCTAATGTTTATCCTCATATAGCTTAAGAGGGCACATTCGGCTGAACCAGACGCAAATTCTACCCCAGAAACATCACAACGAACCGACTCCCCGGCCGATCCAGGATTGCTTGCCGGATCAGCACCAAGTGCAAGCTCGAGCCTACAGGCCAATTTCGACTCTCTTGCTGCGGCAATGGTCGGAAGCCCGCTCAAAAAAGCACGGCCAAGCGTTGATCAGACCAATACTGGAGATAGATTCTCTACTACTCAGAGCTTGAGCTCAGCTCTGGGAACCATCACCTCAAGCGGTGCTGAGTCTCCTACCAAAGAATCACCCGCTTTGACGAAGCccgaaataaaaatagaagaagaggaagagctaTAGTAAGAGCGACACGTGTGCTAAGCATGACGCTGTAACTTAGCGAATTTGATGACCTCAAATTTATACATGTTAATACCTTGCTTATTGGAATGATCAAACGAAAGCATACAAAGCGAGCCGAAGTTAGCAGAGAGAATTATGGGCCAGCCATTAACGACTACACTTTACAGGAATGGGCCATGATGTACGAACGATTTGCAGAGTGTTGATTGCAgccaatattttttttattttttattttttatttttttttacctcttTTTTCCACGGGATTTGGTAAAATGGAGAGCTGGAATAAATGTGGACAGGAACAAAAGAGGTGCCTGGAAACTCTGAGATGCTGTTCTCGACTTCCATTGGATCGCTTGAAGAGCACTTCTACAGGTCTGGAGATGGGCTATATGGACTGGTTGCATTCTCTAACTATAGATAATGGCGATAACGTTCGGGCTGTCCTGCTCATCCGCCGCTTTTTGGTATGCTATAGCTTTACGACATGCCGAGGGGGTTGGCTATATATGGGAACTAAAAACTTGTTAGACTTGCATCAGGGTCGAGTCTTTTGTTATGCTGAGcgggtgctgctgttgaatcGACTGACAAGTCAATCCTTCTATAGTATACGCAAAAAATATGAATGCAATGACTAAGAGCGTATTTTCGGTGATATTGCTTGGAACTTCACCTCCGCTTTTAAGCGATCCAAATGCTATCTGATATATCACGGTGACTGACTGCTGCCAGGTAGAAGGGTCGTGAGTTCTTGATACTGACGTAAGATGGGTTACTATACCATATCTTTCGGCCTATTCCAGACATATAGTTGTACATAAATGCATCGATCGTTAGGTTCGCGGAATTTACTGTATTGGTTCGTAGGATTCATTCGAAGGATCTGTTGACGTAAGATGGGGCACTATAGCCGCTGGCTTACTCCAAATACATGGCCGTATAAATACATCATCAAGTACGCGGTATTTCACCCGGGCAGCTTTGCCtttgtatatatacctaAAACAAGGAACGGATTGGAGGACGGCGACTAACGCGATATATTTATTCGAGACTCAATCATGGGTCGGCCCTGGCGCGTCTTTCCGACTCTCTGCCTCGCCGCGAGCGTGGTATCCGTGAGGGGTCAAGGAAATGCGGCAAATGCCCAGAATGAACAGAAGCCGATTACGTCGCAGGAACCGGCTGCGAGTGGAAATCCGCTGACTTCCGAGTTTGCGGAATTTGTGCTACAGACATTGGATGAATACAAGGTTCCTGGCGTTGCGGTGGCTGTGGTTGACGGCGACGAAATCTACGCCGAAGTAAGTGTTGCCGTTATATAGCTAAGTACATACTAAATATGTCGAATATTGAGTCTCTAATGCTGTTTATAACAGGGCTATGGGTATGCGACGCTGCCAGATGTCCCGGCTACTCCAGAAACTCTGTGGTACGGCGCGTCGACAACTAAATCGCAAGTGGCCGCGGTCCTATCAGCTCTAATTCATTCCGGCAACTTTTCAGCCTTGTCTCAAGGCTGGGAAACGCCTATTTCGTCCATTATCCGCGATGATTTCGTCCTACAAGATGAATGGGCGACAAATCACATCACCTTGAATGATGCTGTCAGTCACCGAACAGGCATGGCTCGCCACGATGCCTCCTTTCACAGGGCCATTGACGGAAGGGCCGCAACTCCACGGGATATCGTCCGGAATATGAGAAACCTACCACTTACTTACGAACCGCGTGTGACACCGTTGTACTGCAACATGATGTACGTGACCCTTTCGCATGTCATCGAAACTCTCACGGGCAAATGGCTTGGCGACGTGCTCAAGGAGAACCTATGGGGGCCACTGGGCATGGACTCGACCAAGTTTGACTTACAGGATGCTCTGGATGGCCCCGAGTATTTGGCTTCTGGATACTACTGGGACCTGGACgaagaaa
It encodes:
- a CDS encoding uncharacterized protein (EggNog:ENOG41) translates to MPCFKGIAVSIHANSAPLPEYGIQKQSRLSRISTYIPVPQPTLNAGNKPEPAKFAISITLLTPGLPIPYSAPKPSEANPYPKPQFVGGLHSGSQNERGKVAGAVAPYMPLTNSENETIAAYIYFDGRGKEEVATLLRPGEETWVNSRWVQVPDAEGGGLAEREFLFREVGLERWLNGLDLKGHDAAEKLERRRQKFERRRRRQAATLEGNSSMDSDARKGTLRYGDETSPIEPVYDDSDSWSDDDDEPPEATGQIKVAMFRVLASGEIKKGEYSPQFDAHDGDDEYENGNGIDADVEHTTSFAKPKTLDPKTISTQTVTGIDGPDKPYATFTFFYRGERQLQKIGVLQSAKNSQTTALAAKRRSGQIDFSNLGPLKAGGTVGFSAFRDQEAEEARRRKARKKSNGNVADDSDDDDDENELIGKMEEVADKETSSKLAPEDAKFQGELADGVNRIHLKRAHSAEPDANSTPETSQRTDSPADPGLLAGSAPSASSSLQANFDSLAAAMVGSPLKKARPSVDQTNTGDRFSTTQSLSSALGTITSSGAESPTKESPALTKPEIKIEEEEEL